From the genome of Primulina eburnea isolate SZY01 chromosome 12, ASM2296580v1, whole genome shotgun sequence, one region includes:
- the LOC140807167 gene encoding probable clathrin assembly protein At4g32285: MPPTTIRKAIGTVKDQASIGIAKVASNMAPELEVAIVKATSHDDDPASEKYIREILRLNSLSRGYVNACVVAISKRLGKTRDWIVVLKCLMLIHRLLNDGDAVFQQEIMYATRRGTRLLNLSDFRDEAHSNSWDHSAFVRTYALYLDQRLELMVYDRKQSGNGVEMQGFGSREDLQDYRSPPRSNRGYDDFHEYRDRQQSSGDVRESTEGRKDLTPLSEMKPDRVLGKMGHLQRLLDRFLSCRPTGLAKNERMILVALYAMVKESFKFYADVCEVLAVLLDKFFDMEYQDCVKAFDAYASAAKQIDELVGFFYWCRDVGVARSSEYPEVQKINSKLLETLGDFVRDRAKAMKSPERKAEIKPVAQEEKLLSDVNEIKALPPPENYTPPPPEPDMPKPIVQETRDLVDLRDEGVTADDQGNKFALALFAGPATNNGNGSWEAFPSNGEPEVTSAWQNPAAESGKADWELALVESASNLSKQKAAMGGELDPLLLNGMYDQGMVRQHVSTAQLSGGSASSVALPGTGTSKTPVLALPAPDGTVQAVGQDPFAASLSIPPPAYVQMSEMEKKQHMLLQEQMLWQQYSRDGMQGQTSLHKIGATQAHGMPPVNGPYGYHFTSY, encoded by the coding sequence ATGCCGCCGACCACGATTCGGAAAGCCATTGGGACGGTGAAGGACCAAGCCAGCATCGGGATCGCTAAGGTTGCCAGCAACATGGCGCCGGAGCTGGAAGTCGCCATAGTGAAAGCCACCAGTCACGATGATGACCCGGCATCCGAGAAGTATATTAGGGAGATTCTCCGTTTGAACTCTCTCTCTCGTGGTTATGTTAACGCCTGTGTGGTTGCTATATCTAAAAGATTGGGGAAGACTCGGGATTGGATCGTTGTCCTCAAGTGTTTGATGTTAATTCATCGTTTGCTCAACGACGGAGATGCTGTTTTCCAGCAGGAGATCATGTATGCTACTAGAAGGGGGACTAGATTATTGAACTTGTCGGATTTCCGTGATGAGGCTCATTCCAATTCATGGGATCATTCCGCATTTGTTAGAACCTATGCCCTGTACTTGGATCAGAGACTTGAGTTGATGGTTTATGATCGGAAACAAAGTGGAAATGGGGTTGAAATGCAAGGATTTGGCAGTAGAGAGGATCTGCAGGATTATAGATCGCCCCCACGATCAAACAGGGGATATGATGATTTCCATGAATATCGGGACAGACAGCAGTCATCTGGGGACGTCAGAGAATCCACAGAGGGGAGGAAAGATCTTACCCCGCTGAGCGAAATGAAGCCGGACAGGGTTCTTGGGAAGATGGGTCATTTGCAGAGACTGTTGGACCGGTTCTTGTCTTGTCGACCCACGGGTCTAGCCAAGAATGAGAGGATGATTCTGGTGGCACTGTATGCAATGGTCAAGGAGAGCTTCAAGTTCTATGCTGATGTGTGCGAGGTTCTGGCAGTACTTCTAGATAAGTTCTTTGATATGGAGTATCAAGATTGTGTGAAAGCTTTTGATGCCTATGCTAGCGCAGCTAAGCAGATTGATGAGCTTGTAGGATTCTTTTATTGGTGCAGAGATGTAGGAGTGGCTAGGTCTTCTGAGTATCCGGAAGTGCAGAAGATTAATAGTAAGCTGCTGGAGACTTTGGGGGACTTCGTGCGGGACAGGGCGAAGGCGATGAAGAGCCCTGAACGAAAAGCGGAGATCAAGCCAGTTGCTCAAGAGGAGAAGCTGTTGTCTGATGTGAATGAGATCAAAGCATTGCCGCCTCCAGAAAATTATACCCCTCCACCACCTGAGCCAGATATGCCTAAGCCCATTGTCCAAGAGACTCGGGATTTAGTGGATCTACGGGATGAGGGAGTGACTGCTGATGATCAAGGCAACAAATTTGCTTTGGCGCTGTTTGCTGGGCCGGCGACAAACAATGGAAATGGCTCATGGGAAGCATTTCCTTCGAATGGAGAGCCAGAGGTGACTTCTGCTTGGCAGAATCCGGCAGCCGAGAGTGGAAAGGCTGATTGGGAACTAGCCCTGGTAGAATCTGCCAGTAATTTGTCCAAGCAGAAGGCTGCAATGGGTGGGGAACTTGATCCTTTACTGTTGAATGGCATGTATGATCAGGGAATGGTTCGGCAACATGTGAGCACAGCCCAATTGAGTGGTGGTAGCGCCAGCAGTGTAGCATTGCCAGGTACTGGAACAAGCAAAACTCCAGTGTTAGCACTTCCTGCGCCAGATGGAACAGTCCAGGCTGTTGGACAAGATCCATTTGCTGCATCTTTGAGCATTCCCCCGCCAGCATATGTGCAGATGTCAGAGATGGAAAAGAAGCAACACATGTTATTGCAGGAGCAGATGCTATGGCAACAGTATTCGAGAGACGGCATGCAAGGTCAAACCAGTTTGCACAAGATCGGTGCCACGCAGGCTCATGGTATGCCACCAGTAAATGGACCTTATGGATATCACTTCACCTCTTACTGA